tacaggacaaataaaaatggatggagggagtaccaCTTTTTCGCTCTGTTATTGAAAAATCACTATCCACAGGTGAAATTCCAAGACATTGTCATAAAATTTCATCTGTGGAATTTAAAACTCCACGATAGttcttattttctcaaaaacagGGCAGAGAAGTGGCCTCTAGCATTATTTTTGAGTGAAGGCAACTTACAAACTGGGCGAATACTAATCTCTGCCACTCTTTAGACCTCATTCTGAAATTTTATAATCCTACCAAAGAACAGGTAATCACAAGCCCAAGTTGGAATTAGTTTAATATGGTATTCTAACCCCATACAGTGGCAGGGAAAGCTTATTACTGCTAACATGTGACACACATCTTATGTGCAGACTAACTTTGCCCAGCCAAAAGGATAAGGACAATAATTGCTATCCCAACTGAAATGTGCAGACCTGCTGACACAAGTGGGGATTTACTAAATCACAGAATACGTAAATCTGTCACTTCACATGAACCCAACATACCAAAACCAAACTGCATGCCCGGCTCAGGTATATTTGCAGTTCTTTCAACCTTCACAAAACACGAGGATTCTACGTATGCACTTGTACAACCGCCAAAGAAACTTAAAGAATATTAAAATATCGAGAGCATAAAACTAGTTCCATGCAAGATACAACCAAAATGCTACCAAAAACAATCTTACTTTCAATCCTTCCTGTACTCTCTGTTCACCAGTGAGACACCTCTAAACGTTATCGTACACATTTCGTGGAGTAAGTGGCTAATCAGTTCATTTACATGTCTCTAGCATTCAAGAATAAAACATCAATGTGACAAGGGCATACAGAAAAATTGATTGCTTCACTTCCCAAAAAGCACAAACTGCCAGACCACTAAACAACTAGAAATGTAAGTCAAAAGAACCAACTAAGGCTAATCTTCCCAAGCCAAAAGAGGAGAGGAAATTGAGCTAGGGCAATAAACAATAGGAGATAATGATGCCTACTTGAATCGTACGTCCTCACCTCTGCAAAGAGAACTCTCTTCATTGTTTTCACCAAGAATATTCCCATGCACAAGCATGTCCACGGCATCAAAAAGTAGTAAGTATAGTTCCACATAATTGTTCCCAAAAGAGCTATGGACAATCCTGCAAAAGCATATCCTGCGTATGAAACAATGTCAAGAAGAGGAGCCTCTCCACTACCAAGTGAGAACAATGTCATCTTCAGCAACGAAACTTGTAAAAACCAGCCAACCAATCCCTTGATAAACAGCCAACTGAGAGCTTCTGGGCTAAACCTGGAAAGATAAGACAAGATCCAAAATTAacacaaacaaaaggaagagGATATAGTGCAGGGAGGTATTTCATACTACAGAAGATATTGCAACAAGTAAAATGATACAATTTGCAGTACAACAGAAATATCAAAACAAGGAGCATACACATGGTAGAATAAGATCACACAGATCATAGCCAGAAGTCAAGGAAACAACACCAATCCTATCTGACATGACATACAGAAAACTACTCCTTTGTCCAAAAATATCCTATTTTCTGTTTTGAGTTGTTCGAGATTGTGTTTACTTTTCTAAAGAACATTCCTTTATATACTCTTTGGTGGAAGTACCTTCTTACAATTCAGTATTTAGAAGATACGATGTGCCCTCTCTGTGATGTTAAGTTCAGCCTACCTTTTGTACCCACTTCTAtctaatataacaaaatatcaaGTGTTATCGAAGTCATTCTGTCCAACCAAAGTAGAACACCTAAATTGAGATTAAGGAAATAACCCAAAGGAGTATTAGCAATGATAGCTTCACAGTTCACGCAAATTACGGAACTAAGTCTGGTGCTGAAAACGTTATGAAATTCCATACACTGCATGTTTGAGTATAAATGTCATGCATTTGGCACTTCAGACAAAAATGAGGTGAGCAACCATTAACCAAACGCAACACAGATATTTGATTGGTAAAAACTCATGTACTAATCACTATCACTCACCACCACATTCATAGCCTAAATGAAGCTCGAGGAAACGATAAGCTTACCTTCCCTGCAGACCCAATGCTAAGCCAGCAAGAACAACATAAGTACCAAAGGCCATAAACGGAATGTACAAATCTGGAGCATTTATGTCATAGATAGGGGGCTTATAGGATAGCCTGCCACCGACAGGCTCTGTGATTCTTGTCCAATGACCCTGCAGAGAGTTGAAGAAGGTTACTACTAGGGGAACATAAAGCTATGATGATACTCCAATGAGCTTAAGGCTAACAAAGCCTTACTCTGTGTAGGAAAGGGAAAAGGACTACTTTCAGTTTGTTTCTCACGTATTGGTCATTCACTTGGAAGTAGTACTGGGGATCAGAGAAGTACCTACTTATCTGTTCACATAAAAAGGTTGCAAGTTAGAAACTATATTTCTACCAGCAAAGCTACACAATGTCAATCAGTATCatccaaaaataaaatgttaCGGTGGAATAGTAGATTTTTTATCTGAAAGAAGATAAGTATGATGGAACAGTAGATGTTTCGGACACTAAAAATGTTGAAATACGGCAGTTAAGAGTACTATAGTTAAAGATATCTATAATGTGTTGCACAATCTCATTATTCCAGAATATCAATACAGTCAATGTGATTCCATGAGATGCatgcataattttttatttttttttaatttgcaacAACGATGAAGCAAATTATTTGAGGCAGATAGCAGCAATGCAAAGGTGCAAGCAACGGAAGTAGGTGCATGCTCCACTAAGAATGGAAAATTACCATTTAGAATTATTCAGGTGAGAAAAGTATTTGCTGAACTCCTGACTATTTCAGAAATTAGCTTTTATTCTTTTAACCACCTCAAAGGCCCATAATTGCCAAAACTGAAAGACATTTTTGTGCCTCGTGATACTACAGAAGAAATTCTGGTGCACATGAGACTTCTCTTTGCTAAAACATTTTGAAGAAACTTACAGGAGAGgaaaaactttattttaaaaaggaagTCCTGTTGTCACATTATCCAACTAATCAAAAGGATTacgatttaattaatttcacctGATGGTTTCCTCTATGTTTCTTTCAtctatttttctaatttctgcATATTGCTTCAGTCGTTAAAGCAACTCTAGTTCAAAAGTTCTGAACCGAAATGAGGGATTTTAATTCCAAATGGACCTTTCTACCGTGTAAAAGAAAAGAACATAACTAGCTACCTCAGTTAGGTATATGAGAATGAGTTAaggagaatatatatatatatatatatatatatatatattgggaaaCGAGTTAAAGAGAATATTTATTCATGACTTCTGATTAAAAAAGAGaataaacaattttttgaaatacgTATCTTTTGAAACTCTTAAATAAGGAAGGGAGATAAATTACTTGATAAGATAACTGGTATTTTAACATATTTcgcaaaatattttatttttcaaaaaaattaattataatgatGTTATCcctatttttcttaatttttttttaaacttcttaTATCATCGAAATCCTACACAAATGAAACTTTATcaaactaagtaaaattaagATAATTTTGAAGCGGAAGAATAAAAACCAAACTAAAAATGTGAAATTCTTAcatcataaaatattataattaaataaaaataaaataacttgCATCCTTAAAGTGCGAGAAAGTTAATAATAATGGTTGGCATATCTTATTAAGTAATTTgtgttatttataattttaacttatgttttaatttttaatatatttaattaCGGCTATACAACATGAAGAGTGCAAGTGTAGGATTTTCATAGTATAGGCTGTGTCAATGTTTGATTTCAAAATACAGGGGGTGTATCCGAAATGAAGTCATATTACATGAgtatttaatgtaattaacCCTTAATTATatcaaatttttttatgttttttttacttttgacAGTAAATAGATCTTAGACTCGATTGTTTGAGTTAGCTAAGCAAACATTAATAAAGAAAAGGGAGCAACAAGTTAATGAACAAGAGGATAAAgaatttgttaaaaaataattatcaaaagataacaacaacatacccacgttgaaatcccacaatgtggggtccgggagggtaaagtgtacgcagaccttacccctatctcgaaGATAGGGAGGTCAAGTTTCCCGTGAGGACCCTCGGccctcaagagaaaacataagaaAAGGTCAGATAAGCACAAGCTATCAAAAGATAAGagaatagattttttttttactcaaaaaaaaaaaaaaaaaaaaaaaagagagagagagagaatagatattttttataagaataaATGTTTTTGATAATTATCAAAagataagagaataaatacttttgataaaaaaattgtCAAAAGATTTTACTACGAAAATATAGCATAAAGATCTTCATAAAAATTGAGTTGCTATATATTGTGGCGTAGATGTGGTTTTGATAATGAAGCCAGAATATATAACAGCCCTCCTACACCTAAGACAATTAGCCAAGCTAATTTGCTAACCGGTGAGAAGCAAAAGTTGGTTAAAGATGCATAGCGCATATAATTCATGCGTTATGTGATTTTAATTATTGATAAAAGAGTCGGTAACGGGGAACGTTAACTCATTCCTATATAGCGCATGAAATACATGCGCCTCTAGCTAGTTAAGTTCGTTTTTTTACACAGTAGAAAGGTCCATTTGGAATTAAAATCAAAGTCCCTCATTCTGGTTCAGAACTCCTAGTTCAATCACTCTTTATGACAGATATGTATATCAATTCTGAAGATTCTGAAGAAAGCTTCTATATCACTTGCTCAGTTGCTCCCGTGCAGACTGCCTTAGCAGCATAGTTTTCCCTAATCCAACTGTTAACTAGACAAACTTACCTGTACAATCTTCCCCTTCTCCAGTCCCAACTCCACTTCTCTCAGCATTTTGCCACCGCGCCCTTCTCTAATCATCTTCTCCCTCCTAGCTCTACCATCAGGGTAGTTTCCTGGGTCAATAAACTGCCATTTGCTACATAAACTTTAATCACACAGGAAGCTATTACCTCCTTTTATAGTGGTGGTACCCGAGTTATGTGTGCGTCACCTTGACTAATCCACAGGTACCTGCTACCTTCCTCTAATACAAATATCAGGTAACTCTACCCACCATAGCTTAGGCAGAATGGAAAATTTTCACCAAGTGTTGCCTCTACTGGAACTCGAATCTTCATTCCTAAAGTTGTTACACCAACTCTTAGACTATGAACAAATAAACTAAGTGTTGCCTATCAGATTTATCAAATCACCTCTATCCCCCATAAAAGtttgtttacaccaaaaataaaaaagactaaGGTAGTTCATCTTAATCTTTTAGTGATACTGACTCATTAATTGCACATTATAAAGGAATGGAATTTTCTTCACCTTATTTCAATCACTATATGATGAGGGACGGACGAACTCCCCTTAAGTCTGAAATTCAATTCAAAGTTCTAATCACACTTACATTACTGTTTAATGTAACAATGCCAATTTAATTATGTCAtcaaagtaaagaaaaagtgTGCTACTTGCCCTCAGGGATTTCTCGGTTATAAAAGAATCAAAGTACAAATTTCTTTTGGAATCTTACAAGAAAGCTACAAAATTCAAATAATGGTGCAATTACCCTGGATAAAAaagtaagtaaataaaagaaaaaaaaacaatattcCTTCGCCTATACAGAAACAATATTCCTTTGCCTACTGTTATATATTCCTGACATATGTTCCATAACCTAATGAACAACTATTAACATaagaattattattttaaaaaaggctatacaagtaaaagaaactacGGAAAAACTTACATTGCTTTGGACATACTGAGAACTTGATCCAAGGATTTTTTCTCCATAAGCTCCTAATCCACCTCTAATGAACCCAGAGCTAGCACCAGAGAATGCATTTCCAAAAGGATTCGCTTGTGTATTAGCAGGTGGTCTTGGAACTCCAGGCTGTGCACCAAGGCTATCATACATTTCTGCAATATGGGTGAATTTTCCAGCACAAGTGTGAGTATCTTAACATACGCAAAATCCTTTGTTTCATTAATATATTAGAATCGGGAACAGCCTCCCTACAttgtaggggtaaggtctgcgtacactttaccctccctagaccccacattgtgggatttcactgggtacgTTGTTGTCATTGTCGTTGTTGTCATTAATATACTGGAAGCCAGGAGTAGTAGCAGCTCTCTGTGTCCGATTTCAGACATTGATAGGGTAGTGTTTAGTGAAAATTTGATATGCAACTACAAGCAGTAAAGAAGTCGAAATTTCAAGCACCAAGAGTAAAGAAGCTGAAGGTAGTTACTAATCACTGCTTCAAGTCTTCACCATACCTTCTAAACACCCCCAACTAAGGGTAAAGCTCTATAGCAATAGCAGGATCGAAAAGGAAGCAATGAAAGAAGGAAGCCTAGAACCCGTACCCCCATCAAGGTAACAGTATCAATCACATATGAGCTTAAGCCTAGGATATGACAACTTGAAATGTGACAGAGACACTTTATACGCCGAATAGTGGAGTATCAGAGGAGCTGATGGAAACATAGAACCAAAGGAATTACCTAAAGTCATGCTTGGCGGGCAAGTTTGACCAGTTCACAGGAGTTTGTGGAATATTGCAGCACGTCAAGGGTAAGAGCATATATATTGGGAAAGGCCTTGTTAAACTCCTGTCAGATGATGAAGCACATAGGATCGGAATGCGTGAGTGGGTGCTCGACTGATGGTCTATTTGAGATGGAGAAGGGAGTGAGAAGCAAATTCCACAATATAGAGTCTGAAACTCAAAGCAACTACCAGAGGATTGCCGGGATGGCTAGAGAGGAACTGTCAATCTGCCACCACGAAAAGATATCTCGGAATGTGCACTCATACGTCTGATATTTACCTCCAGAGCATACTTCTGATCGAAGGGATGATGAAGACAAGCCCACAGTCCAGCTACATGAAAGTATCAGAGGTACATGGTTTCTGTGCTGGGGTCAAAATAGGAAGGGAAAGGACCGTTGCTGTGGTCTGAGAAAAAATGCCGAGCTTTTGGGAAGATTCTCTAAATACCAGTTCACAGGTTTGAGAAAGAGAAATGACAATTGGCGCAGATTGAAGGGAACAGAGAGGcaaccaaaagaaaaatgataaaataacaGATATCAACTTCCATGAGTAGTATAGGTTGGAACCAAAAATACAGAGTGCTCCGTATGATAGAGGAGTGGAGAAAAGCAATGGAGGTGTGAACAAGACGAGGCTAAGGAGATATTGCTTCCATAACCCCGTGAAATTTACAATACTATCATGGAATGTAAGGAGTTTTAAGAAATTACAACAATAGATGTGGATAAAAGGTATGTTGAAAAGTTGTTATCCTGATgtggtctacattcaagagacaAAAATGGACTGATTACAGAGGCTATAAACAAGGGAATCGATTAGGGCTGGGGGTAGAGGGGTTGCATGTGTCTTTGGAGAGCAGCCTAGCGTGCTTTGGTGATTGGGAATATCCGGATCTTTTCTTTATTAGAGGCTATTCCTATGCCATAGCAAATATCATGTAAATTGCTGTGCACTAATGAAGCTTTTAATGAGTCTGTTACAGAATGTATAGAGATTTCAGGTATAATACCACAATATTATTGGAGGAATTATGGAATGGGGCAGGAACTGAGGAGCAGGATGGAGATTTTAACCAAGTAAAGTTATGACAACCGATAACCGATaacatgtaaaataaaagtGTAATACTGAAGAGTTTGATGAACTTTTATGTACAGAGATGGCCGGTATAGTTATTAATTCAGTTGAGATGCTAACCTTACTGAAATTGTAGAGTACAGATTTAAATTGGTGTGCGCAGTTGGCAAAAAGGCAAAACTTCACGTAATTGTGCACttggatttttcaaaaatatctgCAAGCAATAACCACTGTTTTAAATAAAGATCTGCAAACATTAACCAATTAACAAAGGTCTGGTTTTTCTTTTGATCAGGTAAAGTAAAATAAAGTTTTAGTTTCACTTGAGGGCAACTAAAACAATTGCCATGCAATCTCCAATTCAGCCATATGaaccaaattttaaaatttccacAACATACTGTCCTACACATAACAGCTCAAAGTTAAGCTCTGTACAAAATACCGCACAtgaaattgattttaatttgtcGTTTTGACTTTTAGAAGTCACAAAAAAGTCAAAACgacaaattaaaatcaatttaatagagcctctctaccccacaaaggtaggagtaaggtctgcgtacatccaaccctccccaaaccccacttgtgggattacacttggcatgttgttgttgttgttgttgactttTAGAATTCTGAGCTTTCCTTTACTTCTTTCAGTAGGAGTTTCTACTTCTTTCAGTAGGAGTTTCAC
This portion of the Lycium ferocissimum isolate CSIRO_LF1 chromosome 1, AGI_CSIRO_Lferr_CH_V1, whole genome shotgun sequence genome encodes:
- the LOC132050115 gene encoding uncharacterized protein LOC132050115 isoform X3, whose product is MIREGRGGKMLREVELGLEKGKIVQISRYFSDPQYYFQVNDQYVRNKLKVVLFPFLHRGHWTRITEPVGGRLSYKPPIYDINAPDLYIPFMAFGTYVVLAGLALGLQGRFSPEALSWLFIKGLVGWFLQVSLLKMTLFSLGSGEAPLLDIVSYAGYAFAGLSIALLGTIMWNYTYYFLMPWTCLCMGIFLVKTMKRVLFAEVRTYDSSRHHYLLLFIALAQFPLLFWLGKISLSWFF
- the LOC132050115 gene encoding uncharacterized protein LOC132050115 isoform X1, whose product is MTLEMYDSLGAQPGVPRPPANTQANPFGNAFSGASSGFIRGGLGAYGEKILGSSSQYVQSNISRYFSDPQYYFQVNDQYVRNKLKVVLFPFLHRGHWTRITEPVGGRLSYKPPIYDINAPDLYIPFMAFGTYVVLAGLALGLQGRFSPEALSWLFIKGLVGWFLQVSLLKMTLFSLGSGEAPLLDIVSYAGYAFAGLSIALLGTIMWNYTYYFLMPWTCLCMGIFLVKTMKRVLFAEVRTYDSSRHHYLLLFIALAQFPLLFWLGKISLSWFF
- the LOC132050115 gene encoding uncharacterized protein LOC132050115 isoform X2; translation: MYDSLGAQPGVPRPPANTQANPFGNAFSGASSGFIRGGLGAYGEKILGSSSQYVQSNISRYFSDPQYYFQVNDQYVRNKLKVVLFPFLHRGHWTRITEPVGGRLSYKPPIYDINAPDLYIPFMAFGTYVVLAGLALGLQGRFSPEALSWLFIKGLVGWFLQVSLLKMTLFSLGSGEAPLLDIVSYAGYAFAGLSIALLGTIMWNYTYYFLMPWTCLCMGIFLVKTMKRVLFAEVRTYDSSRHHYLLLFIALAQFPLLFWLGKISLSWFF